The Pseudoliparis swirei isolate HS2019 ecotype Mariana Trench chromosome 16, NWPU_hadal_v1, whole genome shotgun sequence genome includes a window with the following:
- the msrb2 gene encoding methionine-R-sulfoxide reductase B2, mitochondrial: MFFYYFQYALQNSTGTSSLLLSAGLQSLNRYNETTDWQKKLTPEQFVVTRERGTEVPFSGIYLNHSEVGMYHCVCCEAPLYSSEAKYDSGTGWPAFKEAHGTWERDGSHTSIIRRPDNSLGSAGTEILCKNCDSHLGHVFDDGPDLTGQRFCINSVALAFKPREKHTPDKDELE, encoded by the exons ATGTTCTTCTACTATTTTCAATATGCACTCCAAAACTCCACTGGGACTTCTTCTTTGCTGCTTTCTGCAGGTCTGCAGTCTCTCAACCGTTATAACGAGACTACAGACTGGCAGAAGAAACTGACCCCAGAACAGTTTGTAGTcactagagagagagggactgagGTG cctttTAGTGGGATCTATCTTAACCATTCTGAAGTTGGGATGTACCACTGTGTCTGCTGTGAGGCTCCACTTTACAG TTCAGAGGCAAAGTATGACTCGGGGACAGGCTGGCCTGCATTCAAAGAAGCTCATGGGACATGGGAGAGGGATGGAAGCCACACCTCCATCATCCGTCGCCCCGACAACAGCCTGGGCAGTGCTGGGACAGAGATTCTTTGTAAAAAT TGTGATTCCCACCTGGGTCACGTGTTCGATGATGGACCCGACCTGACCGGTCAGCGGTTCTGTATCAACAGCGTGGCCCTCGCGTTCAAACCAAGGGAAAAGCACACACCTGACAAGGATGAGCTTGAGTAA
- the c8g gene encoding complement component C8 gamma chain yields MAGVWRCVLPVVMLMFVCLWGSAEAVGGARSRPRLQRRPPKKPKVDPVDLIPAAQNIDIQQMTGTWYLLNTASKCSYLINHGTKVEPTVVTLTLSPEQTLSVSTKTRRNHQCWEILQVYNLTPTPGKLKLKGARPELDTEIVIGEVVYDSYAIMYYQKRGQITMKLYGRSVDNLSEPMLTKFEQLAEKQGLGLAYLFPFPTYSHCGKVDQNHVINCVPVC; encoded by the exons ATGGCTGGAGTCTGGCGCTGCGTGTTGCCAGTGGTGATGctgatgtttgtgtgtctgtggggttCTGCTGAGGCTGTTGGGGGGGCTAGGAGTCGACCGCGACTACAAAGACGACCTCCCAAGAAGCCGAAAGTCGACCCGGTTGACTTGATCCCAGCTGCACAGAACATAGACATACAACAG ATGACGGGAACATGGTACCTGCTGAACACGGCCTCCAAATGCTCCTACCTGATAAATCATGGGACGAAGGTGGAGCCCACCGTCGTGACCCTCACGCTTTCCCCCGAACAAACATTATCTGTTAGCACCAAAACACGACG TAATCACCAGTGTTGGGAAATATTACAGGTCTACAATTTAACACCAACCCCAGGCAAGCTAAAACTTAAAG GAGCTCGTCCTGAGCTGGACACTGAGATAGTGATTGGAGAGGTGGTCTACGACTCCTATGCGATCATGTACTACCAGAAACGGGGCCAGATCACCATGAAGCTCTATG GTCGGTCTGTAGACAATCTGTCCGAGCCGATGTTGACCAAGTTTGAGCAGCTTGCTGAAAAACAGGGTTTGGGCCTGGCATACCTCTTCCCCTTCCCCACCTACA gtCACTGCGGTAAAGTGGACCAGAACCATGTAATCA ACTGTGTCCCCGTATGCTGA
- the ptgdsb.1 gene encoding prostaglandin D2 synthase b, tandem duplicate 1: MRNTMLGMLGALMCVLAACAKVVPVQDFDLEKMAGKWYIVGLATNAKWFVNNKAVMKTTTAMLVPTGGDLNLTYANLNADGSCWRTTQLANKTDTPGHFSFHSHIWNNDNDMQIVDVAYDEYALVYTVKTQESVSEVLTQLYSRTPEVTLVLQQKFTQFSLENGALPDNVVILSQNGECPLV, from the exons ATGAGGAACACAATGCTGGGGATGCTGGGCGCCCTGATGTGTGTGCTGGCGGCCTGCGCCAAGGTCGTGCCCGTTCAAGACTTCGACCTGGAGAAG aTGGCAGGCAAGTGGTATATCGTTGGCTTGGCCACGAATGCCAAGTGGTTCGTGAACAACAAGGCAGTGATGAAGACCACTACTGCCATGTTAGTGCCCACTGGAGGAGACCTGAACCTCACCTATGCCAACCTGAA TGCTGATGGTTCCTGCTGGAGAACGACCCAACTTGCTAATAAAACGGACACACCTGGACACTTCTCCTTCCACAGCCACA TTTGGAACAATGACAACGACATGCAGATTGTGGACGTGGCGTACGATGAATACGCTCTGGTCTACACTGTCAAGACACAGGAGAGCGTGTCGGAGGTCCTCACCCAGCTCTACA GTCGCACTCCTGAGGTCACGCTGGTCCTGCAGCAGAAGTTTACCCAGTTCTCCCTGGAGAATGGCGCCCTCCCTGACAACGTTGTTATCTTGTCTCAGAATG GCGAGTGTCCCCTGGTCTGA